ATTCCTAAGTATGTGAGGAGGTCTATATATGCCACTTGAAAACTGATTGGACATGGATGTGATCACACAAAGCTGTATGTTCTATTTGGTGCATGGGATGTACTTGCCACGGCCACAGATCTGCTGATCTAGCCAATTTATGATTGTATCATTCAAAACACTACTAGTGAAGTCGCAATAAGGACATGTCACATGTTGGTAGGACCCCTTTTTAAAGTACCAGATTTGGAGCCGGTGCACCGCCCATCTAAAACTATAAAAGCCTCGTTTTTAGTGAAGGTTGTCTAGCCCGACACTAAACGGAACCCAAACCCTAAAGATTAAGATGCCtaaagaaaattttaaaaaaaattccaaacCTAAGAAGATCAGGTGTGCGATTTTTCACATAAAATATGTGCACGCGTGGTATGTATGATTTGAACTCGGGACCTCTTAACACATCTAACTTGGAAGGAGATGATTTACTTTGATTTCACCTCTTGGGTAACTTCATTACCATCTCACCCACATAACACATCTATCGTGGAAGGAGATGCTTGACTTTTGAATTCACTGGTAAGGTACTAGTGCTTTTGTGGTGGATGGAAGGCACTTTTTTCGGTAGTGCAAATTTATCCACGAGTGTAGCATAATCATTCCccggcccctctctctctctcatcattAATTAATCTTGGTGATTGATTGGTTAGTTGAAAAGGTTGTTAATTGCACCTTGGTAATCTTGGTGCGTTTGAAGGGACACCCAAGTCATTTCTCTCCTTGATCCTAAAAGTCCTAGAAACTTACTTTTGTAAATGGTACTTcctctgttttgtagtagtataAGGTATGTTTTGCTTTGGCTTGAATGTAGATTTTGGTCACTTTTCATTTTGTTataaaatatattattataGCTACAAAACCAATATAGTGTATGATATCGTTTCAAATCTCTTAATATGATTCAGGCACCAAAAGAAGGCTTTCTAGCATGGCCACATCACCGGCAATTCTTGCCTGTCAGATCAGCCGGTTGGATCGCTGAGATCATGTATTTCTCGATTATTTTGCGAATAAGTTCTCAGACTTTAGAGAAAACAACCCGCGGTCTAGCCTCCTCTCTCAGATAATTTTGTGAAAAAAGCACTTAACGTTTtttaaaatcaacccgcagtccaattCTCTAGGTCCAAGgaaatttacaaagaaaatctTAAGTTTTCATAAAATCAACCGCCATCCTTGTCCTCTCTCAGTATCTTTTAGAGAAAAACTCTCAGATTTTAATTAAATCAAACTACAACCCATTGTATATCCGTAATTTCTAAATATTATACGtataatttgaaattttgaataccaaaaTATGTTGGAATCAAAAGTTACTCAACATAGAATTTCATCAAGAATTCAAATCTACACCTTTATTATTGagcaaattttaaaattcaaaatgcttTCGCAATTCATTTGCACAGATGCTAACATGCGACCATTATACCTACAATTCGCCACCAAAGaatcttcaaataaaaaaattgatcaATACAAAAGTCACCTAGACTTTGAAAATCTACTTCTTTACTATATAATAAAAACTCAAATTCAAAACGcttctaaaaaaatttgaattaaaaaattgctcaaaattttaaaacctCAAGCTTTACTACACAAAAAAATtgtatatttaaaatatttttgtaattcGTTCAACATAATAATATTGTACTACCGTTCTTCTATGGCTTCCCATGTGACCTCCACAATAACGCGGCATATTTTAATATAACAACTGTTTCCTTAAAAACCATCATGTCTATTAATTGTCTCATGGTTTCGCAAATACATTAAGTATCCGACTAATTGTGCCCCGCCCTCcctaataaattattttacCTCTTTTTTCACCACAATAAATAGAGCAACAAATGTCATACCTCCATTTCGATGCCCAAAGTAATATACTACTTAAATAATAATGTCACCACAACGGAATGCCCAAAATTTACACCAAGTGCAACTGCGGCCATAGACCATGACATCGATGCGAAAATCTCAGATTGCTCCCAAGATCATCACATTTAAGCCTAAATTCCTAGAGCATCGTCCCTCCCTTTTAAACAGGAAATTGCTGACGAACATAACACTAGAATTACAGTTTTCTCTGGATTTTCTACAAATTGCTAATTACTTGCAACACAACTACTACTAAATGCATGAATTAATACACACCAACTATAATACTACAACACGGGATACAGGCTCAACACGGCAAAGCCGCGGGCTTTTCTAGTATGAATCTATTCGTGAATTTATTATAAGATAAAAAATGCTTATTTTCATGGTTCTACACTACTTTGGTCGTCACAAATACATCTCATGCATTCCCCCCTGTGCCTGTATTAGGAATAGATGATGCGGAACTTTCAAAACTCAAACTATTGGATTGTCAAGTGCTTGCATTAGAAATATAAGTGTATACCATAGGTTTATTGCCTTGCAATGCCCTTCCACAACATtgcaattatatatatatatatatatatatatatatatatatatatatatatatatatatatatatatatatatatattgcaacAAGGACTATATTAGTGATATCCTCGATCGATAACAAATATTCCCTCCGGTCTCAAATATAAGTCAGTATAGCCTTCTACTTATGTATCTATTATTAGTCCACGATAATTTGAATATACATTTGTGTCTGATTGTTTCATGACTACTCCTACCTCAGTACAGTAAGTTGTTGTCTTAACATTAACAAACGATTGAGTGACAATACGCCGTTGTACCTCACCTTAATTCTTACGTCCAACTCCGAGTGTGCTTATATTTGTGATTGGAAGTGTACTGGCATTTGTGCCCCTGCATTGCTACGgataatataaattttaccTAAATTTATATTAGATCACCAAATTTATGTTCTTTCACTCTGTGTACAAGTTGTACATGATCGTGTGAGGTATTGATTGTCCAAGTTCCGATTGAGATTCATATTGATTTGTTCGGATTATGATTAATTTATTCAAATTTGATTAGAATTCTGATTGATGAACCGTGGAATCATTATTTGCTCTAgaagtagagatagagatttgTAATCGGAAATTCGCCTTTCTAAATTTTATCATAAAAATTTTGAGGCCTCAAAGTTTTGCTTCGTGAACTTGAACTCGTCGTATGGGCCTCAACCGGCTTACGAATTAAACCCAAATGTTAACCAAAACAGACCCTTAGCTCTTTGTGGCCCATGTCCACACGGGCACACGGCCCATATAGTCCAGATTTATTTTTGCCCATTAAATGGGGCGCCACTTCTTTTTATCTATAATACTCCATCTGTTctaaattataggtcatttgaTTTTTTCAACTCCAAATTTGACCATTCATTTTATTCATAAAattatgcaaaatatcacttcttttgtggTTTATTTTATTAATATAAATTCTTAAAAAATGGTTTAAATTtgattatatttttataaattttttgaataaaatgaatggtcaaatttagtgtaaaaaaaaaatcaaataacctataatttgaaacggaaggAGTAATAATCAACAAAATAAGAAAATCTGAAGCCACGAGCACCACCAGCACAAGACTATAGTACAGACagaaggaaggcggcggcggacatggcgccggcggccggcgccgacaGCATGATGACGAGGGAACAGCTGCTCCATCTCTTCTCCCGCTTCTCCTTCCTCACCTCCCTCCCCGGTCGGTCCCGGTCTTCCCCCAATTGCAGTTCGCTCTCCATCCCCGGCCCATCTGATTTTCTCTAATCTTTGATCCTTACCCCCGCGTTCCAGAGGTCAAGCAGCGGATCGCCGACGCCGTCAGGGACAAGCAGGTGAGGTGCATGTGCCTTTTGGCCGACATTCCTCATCTTTAGCGCTCGTGGTGTCCCTTGGGAAGATGGGGGTTCTTCGGGGCGGGGGTAGTTGAGTTCTTGAAATGTTGGGTTCTGTGCTTGGCACGCATCTTTCTTTGCCTGATTAGCTCGGCATTTCGCTCACACAGCTCGATTGTCTCGAGTCAATTCCAGATTTTAGTTTGGACCATGAAATGTGGGAAATTTTGTAGGGATTATGCAGTTTGTTTAGCGCAAATTTGCATGTCAAAGGACTGGAAATTTATGTGCAAGTTACAATATGTGTGTTTTGCTGTGCCTGTAGGAGGCTGTTGCCGTGACCACTGAGATACAAGAGGAGATCCTTCGTGAGATGGGTATAGGTATGCAAACTGCATTCAACCAGTAGTCCAGTACACCTTGTTGTCGCTCCGTGGGTTTCTGTAGGCTATAGCATCTAGACATGTGGTTTATAATGATTGGGATGCAAATGAGAAGTAGTAGTGATTAAATTGAGAACAATGATGCACTTTTCTAGTGTAAGAAATAGGAacagtgttttttttaaaagaatcgAACACGCATGAGAGCTGTGTATCTTTATATTAAGAGAGAAAAGAGTGGTCCAAATACAAGTTGAGCATTCCTCACCTTGGACCGGAGTGAGATACAGAGATTAAGAAAGGGCGCTATTACAAACAAAATGTAGGACCAGACCACTAGGACCGAGGGACCTAAGCTTGGGTTTCTCTCAACTTGAGGTAGAGGGTAGTAAGCCCTTTAGTCCCAGCGAACTGCCAAAGGTGGGCTTCATCTTTGAAACCTTGTATTGCCACTTGCAGATTGGGGGTGATCCATCAAAAACACAAGCATTTCTATGCTTCCAAAGTGTCCAGGCTTAGAAGGATTTAAATCCCTTCCTGTGCTGTTTCTGAATCCTATTTTCTGCTTTCATCCACCAATCAGCAAAAGAAGCACTTCTCATGGGTGTCAATCTTACCAAGTTAATAGGCTGCAAAATGGCACACGAGAACTGTGTTGCAAAGACACACAAAGCGAGAATGTGCTGGGCCGTTTCTTCCTCTTGATCACAGAGAGGGCAGTGCTTAGGATGAGGCATGACTCTTGTTTGCAAACGATCAGTCGTCCAGCAACTAGGAACAGTGAAAATAGCAGCCTGGATCATTTAGCCCTGTTCTCCCATCTACACCTATTGATATCAGAACCGTGATGCCATTTTATTAGCTGATGCGCGCGAATTTGGTACAGCCTCGAGTTGAGAGAACACCTACCTGGGCTTAAACCTGGGTGCAGGTCATGTGGGAACCTCCCGGGCCTAATGGGTTCGGCATTCCTCTTTAAGGCTACGGCCACATGGTCGAAATTTTCTAGCAAATAGCACATGTACCTGCTAATTTGGGTTTTAGTAAACATAGTTTATTTAGGCTGTAGCATCTGGGCATGTGGTTTACAATGATAATGATGCAGATGAGAAGTAGTGATCAAATTGAGAACAATTACACATTGTTTTTGTGTAAAAGATATGAACTGTGAGAACAGCAACCTGGACCATTGGCCCTGTTATCACTTCTACATCCATTGATATCATATCGTGATGCCATATAACATACAGTAAGGTTTGTGATTTGGTAGATTGATGGATTATGGAACTAACAGTGGTATTGTTCTTTTGACAATGTAGTTTTCCAACAAGTGAATAAATAATCAATCTGAAGTAAACTAGgatagaagaaaaaaatcagCTATGTATAATACAAGAGACAGTATTTGGTGCTTAATAGCAACAGGGGCTAATTTTTTCATGTTATTTTAAAAGCAATTGACATTTTTCCCCCTAAACAGAGTTTACCAGTTTCAGGTCATGAATGAAAATGGTGTACTCATAGCAGTAGCAGATACGCAGCTCCCCTGCATGTTATAAAAAATAGCAGTAGCAATATAGAAACCATACATAGCAGTAGCAACACAAAACCATACATAGCAGTAGCAGTATAGAATCATAAAAGGCAAATTATGTTGAGTGAAAAGCTGGAATATGAATAATCTATGAtaagcttttcaaaaaaatctaTCATTCTTTTGAAGTTGCCAAGTGTGAAGGAAAAatcatatatatttatttatagtTTCTATAGTTGTCTTCAGAAATTGTTTTGTTTCAGGATGGAAATTCATTAGATATTACCATTTTTTTCATTACGATTTCAATGAGGGGTCCTTTTTTCACCCTGGTTAAATCATTATTTAGACACCTGCGATGCATGAAGGTACAGCATTCATGCGATCATGGTTAGCTAAGATCCTAATGTTGTAGAAGATAAATGCCTTTTACTCTGGCTGCTTTAACATACCAGACAGACCTATTTTACTATGCTGTTTTTTTGGTTTTGTATCATGTAATTTTGCTGAGTACTTGGTTTATGTCAAGATCCAAGAACGTAATGCTTGCTGAAATTAGCTGAAATTAAATAATCTAAATTTGTAGTTTTTGTACGTCTGCGAAAGGATATGGTTTACTTTCTTCACATATTAGAATTGCTTTTAAAATGATTGTATTCCTGTGTGGCCTTAATGTGGATATCATCGATTTCTGACATGTTATTTCTGAATGTCAGATCCAGGTTTTGGTATTGGTTGCTTAGGAAAGGTCAACCTTGTTTACGAAAATGACAAGGATTTGATGATTAAATTCTATCAATTTGTTGCCAAGTAAGTGCTTTCCTCCTATATGTAGGTCCCAAGTCAGTCTAAAATGGTATATCTAGGAAAACAAAGGGCTACTGATTACTGTTAAGAGTCAATGAAGCTTAACATTTCCCTTTATCAGCTATCATAGTGCTGATGGGCACCTTCCTTGTTTCTAACTCGTTTCATATATTTTGAGTTGACCTGTTACGTCTCGTAGTTGCAATCATGCTTCAGTTATTAGTTCGTGTTTCCATAACATTTGATAGTTGGGACATAGCACTAATGATTTGCACTATATGttagttgttgatttattataATAGGAGACGATCAACCCATTAAGTGACTAACCATCACATAGAACAAGATACATATGACAAGTTGTATACTTTGTGGCAACACCTACTCTATTGCAGCAGTGTTTCCTGGAGTAAACTGTGGCCAAATACTTATATTTAGTGTTTTTATCATTTTATTTGATAGAGAAGAGATGGCTATTGACGAAGCTGAGCTTGAACCTATAGAAATGGCTGAAAAACTACATGCTCAACAAATACTACAAGAACAGGTGAAGCGACACCTTCATTACATTCGTGTTGTTTATAATGAAAGCTGCTAATTACATGGTTTGAGTTGGTCCTGCAGCAACTGAACATGCTAGTTGAAATGAGGAAATATAGCCCAGAGAGCCAATCTGTCATACTTGGGAATGTATGTGCATCTTCCTCATTCCCATTTCCCTCCCCTTAGATTCTAATTTAACAGAAGTATATGTTTATTTTTCTGTAATCCATGTGCAGTTGCGGAAACAATTGGAGGAGGCTAATTTTGACATCAGTGCATCGATCTTGAGTTCAAAGCAAATTCAAGAAATCATTCAGAAGTGATAATTTCCCAGCAGATCAGTAGTACCAGCCTTGTCGTTTGTTGATCCGGTGCTTGTGCATCTACCTTTGTAATCGCTAGAAAGTGGAAATAGTGACCAGTCTTTTCTATTTGATATCTAGTCATTGTAAATTGCATCCTAAGAGTTGTAACTGTTATAAGTAACCTTGGAAAATATACTGATTTTGCAAAGACAGTTCACAGGGATTGTAAAACATCCTGATTTTGCTAAAAAATAAAAGTGCTTAGGGATACACTCCTGTTAACCTTTTGGGAGTAACACAAGTATTGAAGCACAATAGAAGTGTTGATTCTCACTATTGGTGGTAAGAATCCTTTTATTGAAGCACAATAAAAGTGTTGATTCTCACTATTCAAGATAATTCTCTGTTTATTTTTTAAGGAAGATAAATCTCTTTCGAGCTTTAAGAAAACAATACATATTGTTTTATATGCGACTCTTTAAAAATCTTTAACTGAGAGAGCCTTTGTTAACCAAAAAAGAGTTCATTAATCCTTTTTATATTTGATCTTTCCTTGCACTATCTATAGCTTTTGTCCCAGTCCTATCATAGTAATAACGTGGTTTGGcttctcacaaatttaccaatgtTTGACCAAGTCATTTAATATTAGGGGTGGTTGTTTAGCAATCTAGTGTTCTATGAGAATCTTTACATATTCTAGTAAAACGATGATGTTAGATCATAAATATAGAAAGAAATATAAGTCTATGGAAAACCACCGCAATGCCAAGAAAAACGTCAATCCATCCGTTGATACAAATGCTAACTTACATATACACAGAAGATACAGATATTGGCATATGGATTATCAGAAAGCCTTAAAACCCTCAAGGTGAGAGAAACATCAAGCATAGGTCCAAATAGATTTGCAAACATCTTGCAGTAGCAGCAAAATTGTGGAAGAGACTGAAACATCAGAAAATGGAACAACATGAAATCAGCTACCGATTGCTAATCCTTTTGATCGGCAATCCTGCTCAAGATCTACTTGGTCTAAAATTCCCCAAAAAAAATAGCCTTTTTATCTTCCCCGGGTTGCCAAATTATACAAAAAATATTGTCCAATGGGGGCTACAATTGTTGTTAGTTTGATGCATATATTCTAATTGTTCTGATCATTCCTATTCGGCTATTCCAGATGCCACTTATCGAACCATTGTACTCTGCAAATGCACCTAACTCCAGCGAAAACGCAGCATTGATTACAAATATGGGCAAGCCTGCAACCAATATGGTCTTCAGTAGACCTGTCTGATGTTGATATTTATCCTGGAATTCTTGATATAGTCCAAGATAAAGCAGTCATCTTCACCAGATAGTTGTGAAACCAGTGCAGAGATTTCTTGTTGGTTGCTTTCTGTGAAGATCCGTGGTACACCTGGGAAATAGAAGTCAAAGGTTAAAATATGAACATTTGATGATCTATGGCGCTTCAAAGTTCTTATTTATGAACAACTTTCTTTCATTTTATAAATGAATTACCATGGAAGCGTTCTCGTGCTTCCCCAGCCATCAATACTATATCACCACTTCGCAGGAACATTGCTGTTGGAACTTCATCTCTTGTCTTTCCTCCAAGAAGAAAGATGCACTTGCAACCCAAACTAAAAGGATAAAAGGTAAGGTGCTATATTATGAAAAATCTAAACATCACAAAATAAGATGCTTGATTGTTACCTTATGCTTACAATAGGTTTTGTCCAATCTGCTTCCATGTCATCAACATGGCCACCGAGCATATCACCTACATCAGTCAAAGCTTAATATTTAAGTACATATATGAAATGGAGCATGAAGCTACAACTCTTCAAGAAAATTTGAAAGAAAATATATCAATCTAAAGGCATTTTCACTATTTTAAGAGAAGCCATGCATACTTGGACCATAATAATTCACTATAGCAGCTTCTGGTTTGAATTCTTCTCCAAAAGGCATAGCTGGAATAGCCATATTTTTTGCAAGACTAGCTAGGGCATCTGGAATCTTCTTGTGTGGAAGTGATACATCATAGTTGCGCTGTAAAGCAGAAGGATTTGACAAAGAAAATAGAGAAGATATAAATATTCTATTTCAAGCAACATCCTAGCCTATTATGCTGTCAAGCAAGAATAGAATACAATTTTCTAACCTGATGACAGAACAAATCATCTTAGACACACAACGGGGGATACTTGCTGTGTTTACTTTTATAGACAATAGTGTTTAGAGACACTTGAACAATGATGAACTAGTATAGCTCCTTAAGTAGTTTGCTACATGAATGTCCTTTAAGTTGTAATATTGCGTTATATCTAATGGAATTCTAGATTGAAAACAATAACATGATTGAACCAAACCAAATATATTTGTCATAAACTGTACAAAATTTTGTAGAGTAAAATATATATTGCACTATAATGTACCAGAATATACCAATACCAGCACAAGCTGGTATTCAAGATGTTATGGCTGCTGATGGGATCGAGCAGGGGAGAGTCGAgggaggtggtggcggtgctACAGTACCGCGGTACTGTTCACAGGTTAgatcgcggcggcggctagggttggggcgCTGGGAACGCTGGCCGCGGGGCttcgcccacggccggcaagagggaagagatttccttctaatctcttacttaattagattgatacatctcctctccttatatagagaggtttacttaacctctaagcaagcgactaattaaccctaatgggctaaggcccaataggcccttgactcctctaacactACATCCCACCTGGACATGCAGCTTGTCCTCAAGCTGCAATCTTACGATGACGCTAACAATGACTCCACTAGATGCAAACCGAACTCCTAAGAACAAGCCTTTTACATCTCGACTTATTTTAAATAAACTGCGACTCTTTATTTTTTGACTCCTGAAGATAAGGCGGACACCCTCCACGTGCTGGATCTGCACGTATGTCACAGCCTGGATCCCACGGAGACCATCGGAACGAGAGGGGTGCGCGGGTACGGCCACCTGGAGTTAATCAGGACTGCGACCAGCGGAGACGTGCTCGCGGTGGCCGGTAGCGAAAAGCGGTGGCGCTAGGCACTGCGTCCCCGCCGATGACAAAGAGGAAACCGCCTTCCCTACCACTGCTGTAGAATTGGAGTTCGCTACCCAGCGCGCGCTTGAAGACAGCGGCGAGTTGGCGCGAGCGCTGGTGGCCTTCCGACGGGATAAGGTCGCGCCCCCATTTGCCGAGGTCGCGCCCACAATTGCCGAGGTCGATCGCTGTCAAAGCCGCCTCTTGCATCTCCAAGCGCATCTTCTGCAGCCGTCGCCACGGTAGAAGGCCgcgtgctgcagcctgcagtcGCACTGCCGCTTGGATGAATGTAGCCGCTTGGTCTTGTTGCTCCTTGCGCATCACGCGGACGAGCCGTCGAGCCAAGAACTTGCGCGTTGCCGCTTGTAGGTGCACGACCGCCTCTCTCTTTCGCTCAAGTTGTATCATCTCCTGGAGAGCGGCTTGTATCTGGACTATTGTAACCCTTATGTCGGCGCACAGATCCTTGGTGACTGATGGAACAATCGCTGCAGGAGACGCTCTTGCCTTTGGGAGTCGCACATCTGCAGCGGGCATGGGGCTGGGGGCGATGAACGACGGGAAGGCGGCCgtggccatggtggcggcggccgtgaAGGAAGGGCTCCCCAGCAAAGTAGATCCATACCCCGGCATCCCGTAGGAGAAGGGCGCGCTGGATGTCGGCGAAGACGTTGGGGGTGCCGTGGACAGCGTGGTGGCGGGCGTCGATGAAGAACTCGCCAGGGTTGTAGATCCATACCCTGGCATCCCATAGGGCATGGACGCCGCAGGGTTCGACGTCGGCGGCGGTTGAAGGCGCGACTCCATAGCGGTGATGCGTGCCTCCATGCGCATCTCTATGTCGCTCATGCTGCTCAGCAGCTTAGTCATCTGGGCGGCCGGACCCTCCATGGTtggcggcggcagtggtggcTCGGACTTGTCGTCGCCTGGCATAGCTGATACCAGATTGTTATGGCTGCTGTTGGGATCGAGCAGGGGAGAGTcgagggaggcggtggcggcgctacaGTACCGCGGTACTGTTCACAGGTTggatcgcggcggcggctagggttgggggcgcTGGGAACACCGGCCGCGGGGCttcgcccacggccggcaagaggaaagggatttccttctaatcttttgattgattagattgatacatctcctctccttatatagagaggtttacttaacccctaagcaagcgactaattaaccctaatgggctaaggcccaataggcccttgactcctctaacacAAGAAATAATGGAAATGAGAATGGTTATTAGCACCATCACGGAAGCAAATGGACACATACTTTTGACCAATCAAATTGCAGGCCAAGGGTACTCCACCGGAGCTTCCGCATGAGAGTAGTTGCTCTGGTTGACCTACAGTCTTCACCCTTCTGGATCTCTAGGTCCTCCACAAATTTGAAGTTTCTGGATTCCATTTTCCCATCACCATTATTCTGTTCTTTTTCTTGTACATCAGAATTTTCCACTTCAACCAAGATCTTTTGATTTTTAGCAGCAATGAACAAGTCAGAAATTGAACCGTATATAGCAGTCAAATTAGTCCTATTAGGTGGCTGTGGAAATGTTTTCAAGCTTTCCCTAATCCAATAGCATTGTTCCTCGGTTGATAGAGCACCAGGAATGAAATAGAATCCTATAAAGTTAAAAAAGATGAATGCCAGTATATCAGAACTATATTAGGTGTAATGATATTATGATTCGTGGGCAATGTCGAGAATGAGAAATGCCATGCATGTTTGAATTTTATACACAAATCTTGGCAGGAACACCGTTCAATCATAAACCAGTAGTCAAAATTATGATATGTCATCCCCATAAGCACTCCTGATATGTTATCACAGAGTTGGAAGAAAGATAGGAA
This genomic interval from Panicum virgatum strain AP13 chromosome 8K, P.virgatum_v5, whole genome shotgun sequence contains the following:
- the LOC120644357 gene encoding uncharacterized protein LOC120644357 isoform X2, which codes for MAPAAGADSMMTREQLLHLFSRFSFLTSLPEVKQRIADAVRDKQEAVAVTTEIQEEILREMGIDPGFGIGCLGKVNLVYENDKDLMIKFYQFVAKEEMAIDEAELEPIEMAEKLHAQQILQEQLRKQLEEANFDISASILSSKQIQEIIQK
- the LOC120644357 gene encoding uncharacterized protein LOC120644357 isoform X1 translates to MAPAAGADSMMTREQLLHLFSRFSFLTSLPEVKQRIADAVRDKQEAVAVTTEIQEEILREMGIDPGFGIGCLGKVNLVYENDKDLMIKFYQFVAKEEMAIDEAELEPIEMAEKLHAQQILQEQQLNMLVEMRKYSPESQSVILGNLRKQLEEANFDISASILSSKQIQEIIQK
- the LOC120644358 gene encoding alpha-ketoglutarate-dependent dioxygenase alkB-like isoform X3 produces the protein MYGASDPAAAERTAFRRAEKQYKRYKPAKLKGASRPALREAAVTSRRWLTSTRCLRPTGSCPPGSAGATAPGSTAPCSASWTGRILVEVENSDVQEKEQNNGDGKMESRNFKFVEDLEIQKGEDCRSTRATTLMRKLRWSTLGLQFDWSKRNYDVSLPHKKIPDALASLAKNMAIPAMPFGEEFKPEAAIVNYYGPSDMLGGHVDDMEADWTKPIVSISLGCKCIFLLGGKTRDEVPTAMFLRSGDIVLMAGEARERFHGVPRIFTESNQQEISALVSQLSGEDDCFILDYIKNSRININIRQVY
- the LOC120644358 gene encoding alpha-ketoglutarate-dependent dioxygenase alkB-like isoform X2, which produces MALPTPPPRSARRSGGRRSSTSATSRPNSRVGPGPGASRPALREAAVTSRRWLTSTRCLRPTGSCPPGSAGATAPGSTAPCSASWTGRILVEVENSDVQEKEQNNGDGKMESRNFKFVEDLEIQKGEDCRSTRATTLMRKLRWSTLGLQFDWSKRNYDVSLPHKKIPDALASLAKNMAIPAMPFGEEFKPEAAIVNYYGPSDMLGGHVDDMEADWTKPIVSISLGCKCIFLLGGKTRDEVPTAMFLRSGDIVLMAGEARERFHGVPRIFTESNQQEISALVSQLSGEDDCFILDYIKNSRININIRQVY
- the LOC120644358 gene encoding alpha-ketoglutarate-dependent dioxygenase alkB-like isoform X1 gives rise to the protein MYGASDPAAAERTAFRRAEKQYKRYKPAKLKGRSRSRSKPAGVEGGGGDLSAVVDFHALLAAYGELPAGICRSDCAGFDRPVFCFLDRPGFYFIPGALSTEEQCYWIRESLKTFPQPPNRTNLTAIYGSISDLFIAAKNQKILVEVENSDVQEKEQNNGDGKMESRNFKFVEDLEIQKGEDCRSTRATTLMRKLRWSTLGLQFDWSKRNYDVSLPHKKIPDALASLAKNMAIPAMPFGEEFKPEAAIVNYYGPSDMLGGHVDDMEADWTKPIVSISLGCKCIFLLGGKTRDEVPTAMFLRSGDIVLMAGEARERFHGVPRIFTESNQQEISALVSQLSGEDDCFILDYIKNSRININIRQVY